A stretch of the Perca fluviatilis chromosome 17, GENO_Pfluv_1.0, whole genome shotgun sequence genome encodes the following:
- the arid6 gene encoding AT-rich interaction domain 6 gives METQAHMEMAHREIREERTKEPVEEMTEEQFLSDLYMFMKKKDTPIERIPNLGFKQIDLFVMYKVVRDLGGYHQVTAQQLWKQVYNMLGGNPRSTSAATCTRRHYEKLLLPFECHVTGTLVNVLPRSQPKHFLFANYSKKHVDGQRAAKRKLPSMHWVENPHNLQPTSSLQPPHECVFPLQRHYRAVQHNAVLAPRVSIDSLMLTPHSPPAPKPWVLFSPSHLDLTDRVKEPLEQLRFLAERYKTTSGLTEPLNLSVNKASGRETDSSPASSFTPPSSSKNPKFLNKPSPLYSPHRPQVVRNDGCETEDGEADLGDTPHSYPANAREAYAVDVEATTASISPTYESAPTLRTDEGAPKMAQKPSSPKTDLTIRPKENWEGSPEVIELNLSHILPGITQQNGGKMEIEVPLYVFHDWLKQCGSSALKHGAKQLPPVPPPEGLSEQTKYSDVEVLPTDLTFKMNPQQPSLAAEDLRLWRSNLPSPIPTTHTSSYHYNTNQNYFNAYKPLSSGDILKASRDVYPFDPQGIKKSYSSKPTIGWDAYKVSQASAIQINTDSSPCTVQQDFTASVYYNGNPLQ, from the exons ATGGAAACACAG GCACACATGGAAATGGCACACAGAGAGATCCGAGAGGAGAGAACCAAAGAGCCGGTGGAGGAGATGACAGAGGAACAGTTCCTTAGCGATCTCTACATGTTCATGAAGAAGAAAGATACACCCATAGAAAGAATCCCAAATCTGGGCTTCAAACAAA TCGATCTATTTGTGATGTACAAGGTTGTCAGAGACTTGGGTGGCTACCACCAG GTGACTGCTCAGCAGCTGTGGAAACAAGTGTACAACATGCTGGGAGGAAACCCTCGAAGCACAAGTGCAGCCACCTGCACCCGCAGACACTACGAGAA GCTGCTTCTGCCATTCGAATGCCATGTGACGGGCACATTGGTGAACGTGTTGCCTCGTAGCCAACCAAAGCACTTCCTCTTTGCCAACTACAGCAAAAAACATGTTGATGGCCAGAGGGCGGCTAAACGCAAACTGCCCTCAATGCATTGGGTTGAG AACCCTCATAACCTCCAGCCAACCTCCAGCCTCCAACCTCCACATGAGTGTGTCTTCCCTCTGCAGCGCCATTACCGTGCAGTACAACACAATGCAGTTCTGGCCCCCCGTGTCTCTATCGACTCCTTGATGTTAACACCACATAGCCCCCCTGCCCCGAAGCCCTGGgttcttttctctccatctcatcTCGACCTAACAGACAGGGTTAAGGAGCCACTGGAGCAGCTACGCTTCCTGGCAGAACGGTACAAGACAACATCTGGATTGACTGAGCCCCTGAACCTTAGCGTTAATAAAGCCTCAGGACGGGAAACCGACAGCAGCCCCGCCTCATCGTTCACCCCACCTTCATCCAGCAAGAACCCAAAGTTCTTGAACAAACCCTCCCCTTTGTACAGTCCTCATCGCCCGCAGGTGGTGAGAAATGACGGATGTGAGACGGAAGATGGTGAAGCAGATTTAGGAGACACACCACATTCATATCCTGCGAACGCCAGAGAGGCATATGCCGTCGACGTCGAAGCTACAACAGCGTCAATCAGCCCCACGTATGAGTCTGCTCCGACACTGAGAACAGACGAAGGCGCCCCCAAAATGGCACAAAAACCCAGCTCTCCGAAGACAGATTTAACAATCCGGCCAAAAGAAAATTGGGAGGGGAGTCCAGAAGTAATTGAGCTCAATCTGAGTCACATACTGCCCGGCATCACTCAACAGAACGGAGGCAAGATGGAAATTGAGGTACCGCTGTATGTGTTCCATGACTGGCTCAAGCAGTGTGGGTCCTCAGCCTTGAAGCATGGAGCTAAGCAGCTACCTCCTGTTCCTCCTCCGGAAGGACTCTCCGAACAAACAAAGTATTCGGACGTAGAAGTCCTCCCGACTGACCTGACATTTAAAATGAATCCCCAACAACCGAGCTTAGCTGCTGAGGATCTTCGGTTGTGGCGAAGTAATTTGCCAAGTCCCATACCAACCACCCATACTAGCAGTTATCACTACAACACAAACCAAAACTATTTTAACGCCTACAAGCCTTTGTCTTCAGGTGATATTCTGAAAGCTAGCCGGGATGTCTATCCATTTGATCCGCAGGGAATTAAGAAGTCATACAGCTCAAAACCCACAATTGGCTGGGATGCCTACAAAGTGAGCCAGGCTTCCGCCATCCAAATCAACACGGACTCTAGTCCCTGCACAGTTCAGCAAGACTTTACAGCCTCTGTGTACTACAATGGAAACCCATTGCAGTGA